One genomic region from uncultured Subdoligranulum sp. encodes:
- a CDS encoding response regulator transcription factor, with product MIYIVEDDASIRELEQYALQTNGYEAAGCEDGASFWAALRDSAPDLVILDVMLPDEDGYQILNKLRADPATRTIPVIMVTAKTSEIDVVKGLDHGADDYLCKPFGIMEFISRVKAVLRRAQAAAPAPAPKTLHFGPIVMDDVARTVRVDGAPVELTFKEYALLHLFLEHPEQVLARDRIMKEVWDTDDLLESRTIDMHVRTLRQKLGAAGESIRTVRKVGYKLSTEGADE from the coding sequence ATGATCTATATCGTCGAAGATGACGCCAGCATCCGCGAGCTGGAACAGTACGCCCTGCAGACCAACGGCTACGAGGCCGCCGGCTGCGAGGACGGCGCCAGCTTCTGGGCCGCGCTGCGGGATTCCGCCCCCGACCTGGTGATCCTGGACGTGATGCTGCCCGACGAGGACGGCTACCAGATCCTCAACAAGCTGCGGGCCGACCCCGCCACCCGGACCATCCCGGTCATCATGGTGACGGCCAAGACCAGCGAGATCGATGTGGTGAAGGGGCTGGACCACGGGGCCGACGACTATCTGTGCAAACCCTTCGGCATCATGGAGTTCATTTCCCGGGTGAAGGCGGTGCTGCGCCGGGCCCAGGCGGCCGCCCCCGCCCCGGCCCCCAAGACGCTGCACTTCGGCCCCATCGTCATGGACGACGTGGCCCGCACCGTCCGGGTGGACGGCGCCCCGGTGGAGCTCACCTTCAAGGAATACGCCCTGCTCCATCTGTTTCTCGAACACCCCGAGCAGGTGCTGGCCCGGGATCGCATCATGAAGGAGGTGTGGGACACCGACGATCTGCTGGAATCCCGCACCATCGACATGCATGTGCGTACCCTGCGCCAGAAACTGGGCGCCGCGGGGGAATCCATCCGCACGGTGCGCAAGGTAGGCTACAAGCTGAGCACGGAGGGCGCCGATGAGTGA
- a CDS encoding nitrite/sulfite reductase encodes MNEQWLDLFRNEIQEFTQKTRAFAAGEMSRKDYKGASGGFGTYAQRDGTKHMLRLRMPGGRLTGPRLQFLARIASQYRIAPMKLATCQTIQLHNLAPELIPILMEGAIDCDIITRGGGGDNPRNVMASPLTGVQPGEAFDVLPWAEAASNYLLSICRDIHMPRKLKVAFCNGVDDCVHATFRDMGFIAQPDGTFRLYIAGGLGNNHRMGVLAVESLPASDVLYAIRGMIDVFCAHGNYENRAKSRTRYLQETLGAEELCRLFNEALAARKAEGGLDLNLTPAAVTKTGEGSLTDARAIPQKQAGLYAVVYHPIGGILPTDKPAELAALLGDMPAAECRVAPNETLYVINLTADEARRVLAATADGAKTVFETSVACIGASICQQGVRDSQGALHACVEAVREAGIPDGALPRICISGCPSSCSGHQAAAIGFQGCVKPVPGSTPAPAFRMFLGGSDALGAEKFGDAQGVVYESDLPDLLVELGRAAAAAGENWETWHTAHADEMKEILAKYL; translated from the coding sequence ATGAACGAACAGTGGCTTGATCTCTTCCGCAACGAGATTCAGGAATTCACCCAGAAGACCCGGGCTTTCGCCGCAGGCGAAATGTCCCGCAAGGACTACAAGGGCGCTTCGGGCGGCTTCGGCACCTACGCCCAGCGGGACGGCACCAAACACATGCTGCGCCTGCGCATGCCCGGCGGCCGCCTGACCGGCCCCCGGCTGCAGTTCCTGGCCCGCATCGCCAGCCAGTACCGCATCGCCCCCATGAAGCTGGCCACCTGCCAGACCATCCAGCTGCACAACCTGGCCCCCGAGCTGATCCCCATCCTGATGGAGGGCGCCATCGACTGCGACATCATCACCCGCGGCGGCGGCGGCGACAACCCCCGCAACGTCATGGCCAGCCCGCTGACCGGCGTACAGCCCGGCGAGGCCTTCGACGTGCTGCCCTGGGCCGAGGCGGCCAGCAACTATCTGCTGTCCATCTGCCGGGACATCCACATGCCCCGCAAGCTGAAGGTGGCCTTCTGCAACGGCGTGGATGACTGCGTCCATGCCACCTTCCGGGATATGGGCTTCATCGCCCAGCCGGACGGCACCTTCCGGCTGTATATCGCCGGCGGCCTGGGCAACAACCACCGCATGGGCGTGCTGGCCGTGGAGAGCCTGCCCGCCTCCGATGTGCTCTACGCCATCCGGGGGATGATCGACGTCTTCTGCGCCCACGGCAACTACGAGAACCGCGCCAAGTCCCGTACCCGCTACCTGCAGGAGACGCTGGGCGCCGAGGAACTCTGCCGTCTGTTCAACGAGGCCCTGGCGGCCCGCAAGGCCGAGGGCGGCCTGGACCTCAACCTGACCCCCGCCGCCGTCACCAAGACCGGCGAGGGCAGCCTCACCGACGCCCGGGCCATCCCCCAGAAGCAGGCCGGCCTCTACGCCGTGGTGTACCATCCCATCGGCGGCATCCTGCCCACCGACAAGCCGGCGGAACTGGCGGCGCTGCTGGGCGATATGCCCGCCGCCGAGTGCCGCGTGGCCCCCAATGAGACGCTCTACGTCATCAACCTGACCGCCGACGAGGCCCGCCGCGTGCTGGCGGCCACCGCCGACGGCGCCAAGACGGTCTTTGAGACCAGCGTGGCCTGCATCGGCGCGTCCATCTGCCAGCAGGGCGTGCGGGACAGCCAGGGTGCGCTGCATGCCTGCGTGGAGGCCGTGCGGGAGGCCGGTATCCCCGACGGTGCCCTGCCCAGGATCTGCATCTCGGGCTGCCCCTCCAGCTGCTCCGGCCATCAGGCCGCGGCCATTGGCTTCCAGGGCTGCGTCAAGCCGGTGCCGGGCAGCACCCCCGCCCCCGCCTTCCGGATGTTCCTGGGCGGCAGCGACGCCCTGGGCGCCGAGAAGTTCGGCGACGCGCAGGGTGTGGTCTATGAGAGCGACCTGCCCGACCTGCTGGTGGAGCTGGGCCGCGCGGCGGCTGCGGCCGGTGAGAACTGGGAGACCTGGCACACCGCCCACGCCGACGAGATGAAGGAGATCCTGGCCAAGTACCTGTAA
- a CDS encoding ATP-binding protein — translation MSDEERRQIRPRSMTRRYRRGLILVGVLCVVATLTAATLLFQRSYTGHVDRYLQALCTTLSDAYRLAGDGNADALADLAGDTGVRCTLIDGDGTVLYDSESTAPLTNHADRPEVRQALESGAGSSTRQSQTMGRETHYYALRLDTPAGTQILRVGEEVDNLWGLSADTLPLLIGALVVILLGAGLLSAWLTRLLVQPINRLAENLDTIEADVPYEELIPLARTVQTDRKLRENNETMRREFTANVSHELKTPLTSISGYAELIETGMAKSADVPAFAARIHKEAKRMIALVSDILQLSELDSTQAARGTPPDMGPVDLAALVKEIAQTMTVNARKAYVTLQYDARPATVEGCRDQLVELTTNLCDNAIRYNRPGGHVDLRCGVGPDGCPYLEVEDNGIGIPQDSQSRVFERFYRVDRSRSKATGGTGLGLAIVKHIALLHEARIDLQSQVGTGTTIRVTFPQKN, via the coding sequence ATGAGTGACGAGGAACGCCGGCAGATCCGGCCCCGCAGCATGACCCGGCGCTACCGGCGGGGGCTGATCCTGGTGGGAGTTCTCTGCGTGGTGGCCACCCTTACGGCGGCCACCTTGCTGTTCCAGCGCAGCTACACCGGGCACGTGGACCGCTACCTGCAGGCGCTGTGCACCACCCTGTCGGACGCCTACCGCCTGGCGGGGGACGGGAACGCCGACGCCCTGGCCGATCTTGCCGGCGATACCGGCGTGCGGTGCACCCTCATCGACGGGGACGGCACGGTGCTCTACGACAGTGAGAGCACCGCCCCCCTGACCAACCACGCCGACCGGCCGGAGGTGCGCCAGGCGCTGGAGAGCGGCGCCGGCAGCTCCACCCGCCAGAGCCAGACGATGGGCCGGGAGACCCACTACTACGCCCTGCGGCTGGACACCCCTGCCGGGACGCAGATCCTGCGGGTGGGCGAAGAGGTGGATAACCTGTGGGGCCTGAGCGCCGACACGCTGCCGCTGCTCATCGGGGCGCTGGTGGTGATCCTGCTGGGCGCGGGGCTGCTCTCCGCCTGGCTGACAAGGCTGCTGGTCCAGCCCATCAACCGGCTGGCCGAGAACCTGGACACCATCGAGGCGGACGTGCCCTACGAGGAACTGATCCCCCTGGCCCGCACGGTGCAGACCGACCGCAAGCTGCGGGAAAATAACGAGACCATGCGCAGGGAATTCACCGCCAACGTGAGCCACGAGCTGAAGACGCCGCTGACCAGCATTTCGGGCTACGCCGAGCTCATCGAGACCGGCATGGCCAAGAGCGCGGATGTGCCGGCCTTTGCGGCCCGCATCCACAAGGAAGCCAAGCGGATGATCGCCCTGGTGAGCGATATATTGCAGCTCAGCGAGCTGGACAGCACCCAGGCGGCCCGGGGCACCCCGCCCGACATGGGGCCGGTGGACCTGGCGGCGCTGGTGAAGGAGATCGCCCAGACCATGACGGTGAACGCCCGCAAGGCCTATGTGACGCTGCAGTACGACGCCCGCCCCGCCACGGTGGAGGGCTGCCGGGACCAGCTGGTGGAGCTGACCACCAACCTGTGCGACAACGCCATCCGCTACAACCGTCCGGGGGGCCATGTGGACCTGCGGTGCGGCGTGGGGCCGGACGGCTGCCCCTACCTGGAAGTGGAGGACAACGGCATCGGCATCCCCCAGGACAGCCAGTCCCGGGTGTTCGAGCGGTTCTACCGGGTGGACAGGAGCCGGTCCAAGGCCACCGGCGGCACCGGACTGGGCCTGGCCATCGTCAAGCATATCGCCCTGCTCCACGAGGCACGCATCGACCTGCAGAGCCAGGTGGGCACCGGCACCACCATCCGGGTCACATTCCCCCAAAAAAATTGA
- a CDS encoding substrate-binding domain-containing protein, translating into MKRTSVVASVLAASMALSLAACGSTASESTAASSESTAVSSESTAASTSEAASESTEASDFDTDQDITVITREDGSGTRGAFIELTGVEEKNDAGEKEDMTTQAAATQNSTNGVMTAVANDETAIGYISLGSLNDTVKAVTVGGVEATAENVSNGTYTLARPFNIVTNGEPTDPVAVDFIAYCMSPDGQALATEDGYIGGEGTEYTSTQPSGSITVGGSSSVSPLMEKLIEAYKTVNPNATVELLTTDSTTGVTGALDGTYTVGMASRELKDTETAEGAQATVLAMDGIAVVVNPANSVSDLSVDQIKSIYTGEATVWSDLQ; encoded by the coding sequence ATGAAACGTACTTCTGTAGTTGCCTCCGTGCTGGCCGCCAGCATGGCACTGAGCCTGGCTGCCTGCGGCAGCACCGCCTCCGAGAGCACCGCTGCCTCCTCGGAGAGCACCGCTGTCTCCTCGGAGAGCACCGCCGCCTCCACCAGCGAGGCCGCTTCCGAATCCACCGAGGCTTCCGACTTCGACACTGACCAGGACATCACGGTCATCACCCGTGAGGATGGTTCCGGCACCCGTGGCGCCTTCATTGAGCTGACCGGCGTGGAGGAAAAGAACGACGCCGGCGAGAAGGAGGACATGACCACCCAGGCCGCTGCCACCCAGAACTCCACCAACGGCGTCATGACCGCCGTGGCCAACGATGAGACCGCCATCGGCTACATCAGCCTGGGTTCCCTGAACGATACCGTCAAGGCCGTCACGGTGGGCGGCGTGGAAGCCACCGCCGAGAACGTCTCCAACGGCACCTACACCCTGGCCCGTCCCTTCAACATCGTCACCAACGGTGAGCCCACCGACCCCGTGGCCGTGGACTTCATCGCCTACTGCATGAGCCCCGACGGCCAGGCCCTGGCCACCGAGGATGGCTACATCGGCGGTGAGGGCACCGAGTACACCTCCACCCAGCCCAGCGGCAGCATCACGGTGGGCGGTTCCTCCTCGGTCTCTCCGCTGATGGAGAAGCTCATCGAGGCCTACAAGACCGTCAACCCCAACGCCACCGTGGAACTGCTCACCACCGACTCCACCACCGGTGTCACCGGTGCGCTGGACGGCACCTACACCGTGGGCATGGCCAGCCGTGAGCTGAAGGACACCGAGACCGCCGAGGGCGCCCAGGCCACCGTGCTGGCCATGGACGGCATCGCGGTGGTGGTCAACCCCGCCAACTCCGTCTCCGATCTGAGCGTTGACCAGATCAAGAGCATCTACACCGGGGAAGCCACCGTCTGGTCTGATCTGCAGTAA
- the pstC gene encoding phosphate ABC transporter permease subunit PstC: MKTKTAKTREWVMQGVFTGCACISILAVALICIFLFANGLPTIFEIGPLKFLLGTTWKPGNDIYGILPMILGSIYVTAGAIIVGVPIGLLTAIYMSKFASPAVNRVMLPAVQLLAGIPSVVYGFFGMIVLVPAVQAMVKSDFFKHVLGVKSGKGMSLFTAAVLLGIMILPTIITVSKTSLDAVPSSYYEGSLALGATHERSVFFAVLPAAKSGVLSAVILGIGRAIGETMAVVMVAGNQTWMPKGLFQGLRTMTSNIVIEMGYAADLHREALIATGVVLFVFILLINLCFSIVKGGSKNA; encoded by the coding sequence ATGAAAACGAAAACCGCCAAGACCCGGGAATGGGTCATGCAGGGCGTCTTTACGGGATGCGCCTGCATCTCGATTCTGGCCGTCGCGCTGATCTGTATCTTCCTGTTCGCCAACGGCCTGCCCACCATCTTTGAGATCGGCCCCCTGAAGTTCCTGCTGGGCACCACCTGGAAGCCCGGCAACGATATCTACGGCATTCTGCCCATGATCCTGGGGTCCATCTACGTCACGGCGGGCGCCATCATCGTGGGCGTGCCCATCGGCCTGCTCACCGCCATCTATATGTCCAAGTTCGCCTCCCCGGCCGTCAACAGGGTCATGCTGCCCGCCGTCCAGCTGCTGGCCGGCATCCCGTCGGTGGTCTACGGCTTCTTCGGCATGATCGTGCTGGTGCCTGCCGTCCAGGCCATGGTCAAGAGCGACTTCTTCAAGCATGTGCTGGGCGTCAAGAGCGGCAAGGGCATGAGCCTCTTCACCGCCGCGGTGCTTTTGGGCATCATGATCCTGCCCACCATCATCACGGTGAGCAAAACGAGCCTGGACGCCGTGCCCTCCAGCTACTATGAAGGCAGCCTGGCGCTGGGCGCCACCCATGAGCGCAGCGTCTTCTTCGCCGTGCTGCCCGCCGCCAAGAGCGGTGTGCTCTCTGCCGTGATCCTGGGCATCGGCCGCGCCATCGGCGAGACGATGGCCGTCGTCATGGTGGCCGGCAACCAGACCTGGATGCCCAAGGGACTGTTCCAGGGCCTGCGCACCATGACCTCCAACATCGTCATCGAGATGGGCTATGCCGCCGACCTCCACCGGGAGGCCCTCATCGCCACCGGCGTGGTGCTCTTCGTTTTCATTCTCCTCATCAACCTCTGCTTCAGCATCGTGAAAGGGGGCAGCAAGAATGCCTGA
- a CDS encoding Na/Pi cotransporter family protein — protein MDVYYEMSIFNVFTLMGGIAMFLYGMDLMGKALEQTAGSKLQGILSSMTSSPIRGLLLGMAVTAVIQSSGATTVMAVGFVNSGLMELHQAIGVIMGANIGTTVTGWLLSLSGLEGESFFINMLNPNAWSPILGFIGIWMFMIGKDRKRGIGQIMLGFAILMAGMNTMSTAMAPLADEQWFMDLFLSFSNPILGVVAGAVLTAILQSSSASVGILQALSSTGAVTYSAAVPIIMGQNIGTTVTALISSAGANKNAKRTAFVHLYFNVIGAIVFLCGFYGLNALIGFSFFNENANTFGIAIVHTVFNVVTTAILLPFNRLLERLAIMTVPDTAADRGPEEHALLDQRLLTTPSVAVNRAILVGGDMAEICRTSLLQAMSTTRKWDDALADEVRRKEDAVDHYEDALGTYLVQLSSRTLSKEDTRATNTLLHTIGDFERISDHSVNLLETAEEIRDKNIRFSDEALDDLSVLEAALQDIVNRTVDAFQKHDCYAAGKIEPLEEVVDGLVREVKTRHIARLQAGTCTIEYGFVLDDLLTDYERIADHCSNIAVAMIEVADDKFDTHEYLNSIKNGGSVKFEQRYEKYRGRYTFPPEGSAESEPVPAAAEAGQA, from the coding sequence ATGGATGTGTACTACGAGATGAGCATTTTCAACGTGTTCACCCTCATGGGCGGCATTGCCATGTTCCTGTATGGCATGGACCTTATGGGGAAAGCTCTGGAACAGACCGCCGGCAGCAAGCTGCAGGGGATCCTGTCCTCGATGACCTCCAGCCCCATCCGGGGCCTGCTGCTGGGCATGGCGGTCACCGCCGTCATTCAGTCCAGCGGTGCCACCACCGTCATGGCCGTGGGCTTCGTCAACTCCGGCCTGATGGAACTGCACCAGGCCATCGGCGTCATCATGGGCGCCAACATCGGCACCACCGTCACCGGGTGGCTGCTCTCCCTGTCCGGCCTGGAAGGTGAGAGTTTCTTCATCAACATGCTCAACCCCAACGCCTGGAGTCCCATCCTGGGCTTCATCGGCATCTGGATGTTCATGATCGGCAAGGACCGCAAGCGGGGCATCGGCCAGATCATGCTGGGCTTCGCCATCCTCATGGCCGGCATGAACACCATGTCCACCGCCATGGCTCCCCTGGCCGACGAGCAGTGGTTCATGGACCTCTTCCTCAGCTTCTCCAACCCGATCCTGGGCGTGGTGGCCGGTGCGGTGCTCACCGCCATCCTGCAGTCCTCCTCCGCCTCGGTGGGTATCCTGCAGGCGCTGAGCAGCACCGGTGCCGTCACCTACTCCGCCGCCGTGCCCATCATCATGGGCCAGAACATCGGCACCACCGTCACGGCGCTGATCTCCTCGGCGGGCGCCAACAAGAACGCCAAGCGCACCGCCTTTGTGCATCTGTATTTCAACGTCATCGGCGCCATCGTCTTCCTGTGCGGTTTCTACGGCCTGAACGCCCTCATCGGCTTCAGCTTCTTTAACGAAAACGCCAACACCTTCGGCATCGCCATCGTCCACACCGTCTTCAACGTGGTGACCACCGCCATCCTGCTGCCCTTCAACCGGCTGCTGGAGCGTCTGGCCATCATGACGGTGCCCGACACCGCCGCCGACCGCGGCCCCGAAGAGCACGCCCTGCTGGACCAGCGCCTGCTGACCACCCCCTCGGTGGCGGTCAACCGGGCCATCCTGGTGGGCGGCGACATGGCCGAGATCTGCCGCACTTCCCTGTTGCAGGCCATGTCCACCACCCGCAAGTGGGATGACGCCCTGGCCGACGAGGTCCGCCGCAAGGAGGACGCCGTGGACCACTACGAGGACGCCCTGGGCACCTACCTGGTACAGCTGTCCAGCCGCACCTTAAGCAAGGAGGACACCCGCGCCACCAACACGCTGCTGCACACCATCGGCGACTTCGAGCGCATCTCCGACCACTCGGTGAACCTGCTGGAGACCGCCGAGGAGATCCGGGACAAGAACATCCGCTTCAGCGACGAGGCCCTGGACGATCTGAGCGTGCTGGAAGCGGCGCTGCAGGACATCGTCAACCGCACGGTGGACGCCTTCCAGAAGCACGACTGCTACGCGGCAGGCAAGATCGAACCGCTGGAGGAAGTGGTGGACGGCCTGGTGCGGGAGGTCAAGACCCGGCATATCGCCCGTCTGCAGGCGGGCACCTGCACCATCGAGTACGGCTTCGTGCTGGATGACCTGCTCACCGATTACGAGCGCATTGCCGACCACTGCTCCAACATTGCGGTGGCCATGATCGAGGTGGCGGACGACAAGTTCGACACCCACGAATACCTCAACAGCATCAAAAACGGCGGCAGCGTGAAGTTCGAGCAGCGGTACGAGAAGTACCGCGGCCGCTACACCTTCCCCCCGGAGGGGTCCGCCGAATCTGAGCCTGTTCCCGCCGCTGCCGAGGCCGGACAGGCGTAA